A single Micromonospora luteifusca DNA region contains:
- a CDS encoding aminotransferase class IV, with protein MMMPSVGKVAADPTARIVVLGRGPVPAGDPVLRGDDLGVLRGDGLFETMHLRQGRPWLRDEHLARLVAAANAVELALPPTAALIDLLDEVRQGWPARVEGALRLVCTRGPEAGGPPTVYATLAEVPAASRAARRNGISVATLPLGVPADARNGLSWLPAGIKSTSYAVNSAARRWADRAGVDDVLWISSDGYALEGPTANVVWLTDGTLCTVPAATTGILAGTTVAWLLTHAAELGLDAAERMVTTGDLHAADGVWFTSSVRGAAEVHTLDGVRRAHCPRTPALQALLGFPV; from the coding sequence ATGATGATGCCGTCCGTCGGGAAGGTCGCGGCCGACCCGACCGCGCGGATCGTCGTCCTCGGGCGCGGCCCGGTGCCCGCCGGAGACCCCGTGCTCCGTGGCGACGACCTCGGCGTGCTCCGTGGCGACGGCCTCTTCGAGACCATGCACCTGCGTCAGGGCCGGCCGTGGCTACGCGACGAACACCTGGCCCGCCTGGTCGCGGCGGCCAATGCCGTCGAGCTGGCCCTGCCCCCCACCGCGGCGCTGATCGACCTGCTCGACGAGGTGCGCCAAGGCTGGCCAGCGCGGGTGGAAGGGGCACTTCGGCTGGTCTGCACGCGGGGCCCGGAAGCCGGCGGCCCACCGACGGTCTACGCCACCCTGGCCGAGGTGCCGGCGGCCTCCCGGGCCGCCCGGCGGAACGGGATCAGCGTGGCCACGTTGCCGCTGGGGGTGCCCGCCGACGCCCGCAACGGGCTGAGCTGGCTGCCGGCCGGGATCAAATCCACGTCGTACGCGGTCAACAGCGCCGCCCGCCGGTGGGCCGACCGGGCCGGCGTGGACGACGTGCTCTGGATCTCCTCGGACGGCTACGCCCTGGAGGGCCCGACGGCCAACGTGGTGTGGCTCACCGACGGCACGCTCTGCACGGTGCCGGCCGCCACCACCGGCATCCTTGCCGGCACGACCGTGGCCTGGCTGCTCACCCACGCCGCCGAACTGGGCCTCGACGCCGCCGAGCGGATGGTCACCACGGGTGACCTGCACGCGGCGGACGGCGTGTGGTTCACCTCATCGGTACGCGGGGCCGCCGAGGTCCACACGCTGGACGGGGTGCGCCGGGCCCACTGCCCCCGCACCCCCGCCCTGCAGGCCCTGCTGGGGTTCCCCGTCTAG
- a CDS encoding DsrE family protein, with protein sequence MLGHMARTLVVKVTAGADAPERCAQAFTVAATAVAAGVDVSLWLTGESTWFALPGRAQQFELPHSAPLAELLHVILTSGRVTACTQCAARREIGPDDVLPGVRIAGAAVFVEEAMAEGAQALVY encoded by the coding sequence ATGCTGGGCCACATGGCCCGCACTCTCGTCGTCAAGGTCACCGCGGGGGCGGACGCCCCGGAGCGGTGTGCGCAGGCATTCACGGTCGCCGCGACGGCGGTCGCGGCCGGAGTGGACGTGTCGCTCTGGCTGACCGGTGAGTCCACCTGGTTCGCGCTGCCCGGTCGCGCCCAGCAGTTCGAGCTGCCGCACTCGGCACCGTTGGCCGAGTTGTTGCACGTCATCCTGACCAGCGGCCGGGTGACCGCCTGCACCCAGTGCGCGGCCCGGCGGGAGATCGGCCCGGACGACGTACTGCCCGGTGTTCGGATCGCGGGCGCCGCGGTCTTCGTCGAGGAGGCAATGGCCGAGGGCGCGCAGGCGCTGGTCTACTGA
- a CDS encoding Fur family transcriptional regulator, whose amino-acid sequence MSESSLAEMLRARGLRLTAQRQLILQAVLDLGHASPEQVHTAVREVAAGVNITTIYRTLELLERLGLVTHTHLSHGSPTYHAAGEHQHVHLVCRECGAIDEIDPELLRPLADELAAQRGFRVDIGHVSLFGVCVRCENGDDK is encoded by the coding sequence GTGTCCGAATCCTCCCTCGCGGAAATGCTGCGGGCCCGTGGGCTGCGGCTGACGGCCCAGCGGCAGCTCATCCTTCAGGCGGTGCTCGATCTGGGGCACGCCAGCCCGGAGCAGGTGCACACCGCCGTCCGGGAGGTCGCCGCCGGCGTCAACATCACCACCATCTATCGCACGCTTGAGCTGCTGGAACGGCTCGGCCTGGTCACGCACACGCACCTGTCGCACGGCTCGCCGACCTACCACGCGGCGGGTGAGCACCAGCACGTCCACCTGGTCTGCCGGGAGTGCGGAGCGATCGACGAGATCGATCCCGAACTCCTCCGCCCGCTCGCCGACGAGTTGGCAGCGCAGCGGGGGTTCCGGGTGGACATCGGGCACGTATCACTCTTCGGCGTCTGCGTACGCTGCGAGAACGGGGACGATAAATGA
- a CDS encoding alpha/beta fold hydrolase, producing MRGFRWPPPPDSGPRTWGPGPGGPRTGRPALPEPETELVTTPHGVRLERLVTGTGDPVTVFAHGLGNGIATTRPFGSGVTGRKVFFQFRGHGRSDAPDGPWNYLDLARDLRAIADLGGASRAFGASLGAGALCRLLAESPERFEKLVFFLPAVLDEPRGPVARERITDLLEAVESGDASAVADVVSLEMPAAVRNTPAGWAYLRQRLDQLLRDGLAEGLATLAEQTSLGDISALSAVTAPALVIGCAGDDLHPVEVAERLAVALPQATLHVYDRPGVLWTERADLRDRISGFLNE from the coding sequence GTGAGAGGTTTCCGCTGGCCACCCCCACCGGACAGCGGGCCCCGCACCTGGGGGCCCGGCCCGGGTGGGCCGCGTACCGGTCGACCGGCGTTGCCCGAACCGGAGACCGAGTTGGTCACCACCCCGCACGGCGTACGGCTGGAGCGGCTGGTCACCGGCACCGGTGATCCGGTCACCGTCTTCGCGCACGGGCTGGGCAACGGCATCGCCACCACCCGCCCGTTCGGCAGCGGAGTGACCGGTCGCAAGGTCTTCTTCCAGTTCCGTGGGCACGGTCGCTCCGACGCCCCGGACGGGCCGTGGAACTACCTGGACCTGGCCCGGGATCTGCGCGCGATAGCGGACCTCGGCGGGGCCAGCCGGGCGTTCGGCGCGAGCCTCGGTGCGGGTGCCCTCTGCCGACTGCTCGCGGAGAGCCCGGAGCGTTTCGAGAAGTTGGTCTTCTTCCTGCCTGCGGTGCTCGACGAGCCGCGCGGGCCGGTCGCCCGCGAACGGATCACGGATCTGCTGGAGGCGGTGGAGAGCGGGGACGCCTCGGCGGTCGCGGATGTCGTCTCACTGGAGATGCCCGCGGCGGTGCGCAACACCCCCGCTGGCTGGGCGTACCTTCGGCAGCGGCTCGACCAGCTGCTCCGCGACGGTTTGGCGGAAGGTCTGGCCACGTTGGCGGAGCAGACGTCGCTGGGCGACATCAGTGCTCTGTCGGCGGTCACCGCTCCGGCGCTGGTGATCGGCTGCGCGGGCGACGACCTGCACCCGGTCGAGGTCGCCGAGCGGCTCGCCGTCGCGCTTCCCCAGGCCACCCTGCACGTGTACGACCGGCCCGGTGTCCTCTGGACGGAACGCGCCGACCTGCGGGACCGCATCTCCGGCTTCCTGAACGAGTAA
- a CDS encoding SCP2 sterol-binding domain-containing protein: MTEATQRFFDSLPSRAPDLLGGLTDGTLQIDLGSDHQTEHWLVRMRPGSVQISRERGPADAIWFSSAALFDRLITGEAQGVAAVLRNESTFSGNVVLFLAFRRFFPNPPGTRDPREAARRAAGRPA, encoded by the coding sequence GTGACCGAGGCGACGCAGAGGTTCTTCGACTCACTGCCTTCGCGCGCCCCTGATCTCCTGGGCGGCCTGACCGACGGAACCCTCCAGATCGACCTTGGCAGTGACCACCAGACCGAGCACTGGCTGGTTCGGATGCGACCCGGGTCGGTGCAGATCAGCCGTGAGCGTGGGCCGGCCGACGCCATCTGGTTCAGCAGCGCGGCCCTCTTCGACCGACTGATCACCGGTGAGGCCCAGGGTGTCGCGGCGGTGCTGCGCAACGAGAGCACGTTCAGCGGGAACGTGGTGCTCTTCCTCGCCTTCCGCCGGTTCTTCCCGAACCCGCCCGGCACCCGCGACCCCCGCGAAGCGGCCCGCAGAGCGGCCGGACGACCCGCGTGA
- a CDS encoding FABP family protein, whose product MVSENPLQPPWLNAPPVEEYPFEESHDLRVGPKLHPALDALLPYIGLWRGRGKGGFPTIEDFDYAQEIRISHDGRPFLHYESRAWILDEQSKPVRPAGREVGWWRPVLVDGRATDELEALLTTPSGVMELHLGKRTGTQVEFATDAVIRTPTAKEVTGGHRLFGIVEGALLYAQEMAAMGHGLSPHLSARLVRVGG is encoded by the coding sequence CTGGTGAGCGAGAATCCGCTGCAGCCGCCGTGGCTGAACGCGCCGCCGGTCGAGGAGTACCCGTTCGAGGAGAGTCACGACCTGCGGGTCGGGCCGAAGCTGCACCCAGCGCTGGATGCTCTGCTGCCCTACATCGGCCTGTGGCGCGGCCGGGGCAAGGGCGGTTTCCCCACCATCGAGGATTTCGACTACGCGCAGGAGATCCGGATCAGCCACGACGGCCGGCCGTTCCTGCACTACGAGTCCCGTGCCTGGATCCTGGACGAGCAGAGCAAGCCGGTCCGTCCGGCGGGCCGCGAGGTCGGCTGGTGGCGGCCGGTGCTGGTGGACGGCCGGGCAACCGATGAGCTGGAGGCGCTGCTGACCACCCCGTCGGGGGTGATGGAGCTGCACCTGGGCAAGCGCACCGGCACCCAGGTCGAGTTCGCCACCGACGCGGTGATCCGGACTCCGACCGCCAAGGAGGTCACCGGCGGGCACCGGCTCTTCGGCATCGTCGAGGGCGCGCTGCTCTATGCCCAGGAGATGGCCGCCATGGGGCACGGGCTGAGCCCGCACCTCTCCGCCCGGCTCGTCCGGGTCGGCGGCTGA
- a CDS encoding alanyl-tRNA editing protein yields the protein MGVTQHGRTHRLDLADPTLREWTCTVLHADAEQGIVLDRSAFYPGGGGQPPDHGVLLWQGVQTRIVGTRKGDDPYLIPAEGDPLPPVGTEVVGAVEDERRTRLMRTHSGLHVLCGVVFRDFGALVTGGNMEPGEARMDFNLPEVPPDFKSRIEELVNAEVAADRSVATRVLPRTEALALPDIIRTQSNLIPPDEQEVRIVDIVGLDVQADGGTHVASTAQIGKVQVVKVESKGRANRRVRVRLVD from the coding sequence ATGGGCGTCACACAGCATGGCCGGACGCACCGGCTCGACCTCGCCGACCCGACCCTGCGCGAGTGGACGTGCACGGTCCTGCACGCCGATGCGGAGCAGGGCATCGTGCTGGACCGCTCGGCGTTCTACCCGGGCGGCGGCGGCCAACCACCCGACCACGGCGTGCTGCTCTGGCAGGGCGTGCAAACCCGGATCGTCGGCACCCGCAAGGGCGACGACCCGTACCTGATACCCGCCGAGGGTGACCCGCTGCCGCCGGTCGGCACCGAGGTTGTCGGCGCGGTGGAGGACGAGCGCCGCACCCGGCTGATGCGTACCCACTCCGGGCTGCATGTGCTCTGCGGTGTGGTGTTCCGCGACTTCGGCGCGCTCGTGACCGGCGGCAACATGGAGCCGGGCGAGGCCCGGATGGACTTCAACCTCCCCGAGGTCCCCCCGGACTTCAAGAGCCGCATCGAGGAGCTGGTCAACGCCGAGGTGGCCGCCGACCGCTCGGTCGCCACCCGGGTGCTGCCGCGCACCGAGGCGTTGGCCCTGCCGGACATCATCCGCACCCAGTCCAACCTCATCCCACCGGATGAGCAGGAGGTCCGGATCGTCGACATCGTCGGGCTGGACGTGCAGGCCGACGGCGGCACCCACGTCGCGTCCACCGCCCAGATCGGCAAGGTGCAGGTCGTCAAGGTGGAGAGCAAGGGCCGGGCCAATCGCCGGGTCCGCGTCCGCCTGGTGGACTGA
- a CDS encoding SDR family oxidoreductase encodes MTQPLAGKIALVAGATRGAGRQIAIQLGAAGATVYATGRSSSAGRSEMNRPETIEETAELVTAAGGTGIAVQVDHLVPEQVRELVARIDAEQGQLDVLVNDIWGGDPLVTWDKPVWEQPLDAGFRTLRLAIDTHIITSHFALPLLIRKPGGLVVEMGDGTKAYNDANYRLSVFYDLAKVSVNRLAFSQAHELRPHACTAVALTPGWIRSEAMLEHFGVTEENWRDGAATDPNFLISETPAFVGRAVAALAADEEKARWNGESVDAGTLSKVYGFTDLDGSQPEGFRYIVEVVDAGKPADVTGYR; translated from the coding sequence ATGACACAACCGCTCGCAGGAAAGATCGCGCTCGTCGCTGGTGCCACCCGGGGTGCCGGTCGACAGATTGCGATCCAGCTCGGTGCCGCCGGTGCCACCGTGTACGCCACCGGCCGCAGCAGCAGCGCCGGCCGCTCCGAGATGAACCGCCCGGAGACCATCGAGGAGACCGCCGAGCTGGTCACCGCCGCCGGTGGCACCGGTATCGCCGTCCAGGTCGACCACCTGGTGCCCGAGCAGGTCCGCGAACTCGTCGCCCGGATCGACGCCGAGCAGGGCCAACTCGACGTTCTGGTCAACGACATCTGGGGTGGCGACCCGCTGGTCACCTGGGACAAGCCGGTCTGGGAGCAGCCGCTGGACGCGGGCTTCCGGACCCTGCGACTGGCCATCGACACCCACATCATCACCAGCCACTTCGCGCTGCCGCTGCTGATCCGCAAGCCCGGTGGTCTGGTGGTGGAGATGGGCGACGGCACCAAGGCGTACAACGACGCGAACTACCGGCTCTCCGTCTTCTACGACCTGGCCAAGGTTTCGGTCAACCGCCTCGCCTTCAGCCAGGCACACGAGCTGAGGCCGCACGCCTGCACTGCCGTGGCGCTCACCCCCGGGTGGATCCGCTCGGAGGCGATGCTGGAGCACTTCGGCGTGACTGAGGAGAACTGGCGCGACGGCGCCGCCACCGACCCGAACTTCCTCATCTCGGAGACCCCGGCGTTCGTCGGCCGCGCGGTGGCCGCACTCGCCGCCGACGAGGAGAAGGCCCGCTGGAACGGCGAGTCCGTCGATGCTGGCACGCTGTCCAAGGTGTACGGGTTCACCGACCTCGACGGCAGCCAGCCGGAGGGCTTCCGCTACATCGTCGAGGTGGTCGACGCCGGCAAACCGGCGGACGTCACCGGCTACCGGTAG
- a CDS encoding helix-turn-helix domain-containing protein — MATPKDLPDVGGFIRDLRRNAKISLRQLAEQAGVSNPYLSQIERGLRKPSAEVLQQLASALRVSTPAMYLRAGLLDDKEGHGVLAAIAVDADLTMAQKQSLSQIYETFRRENTRLAEAQAEAERASTTEAQAAERTGTPGGTAGATTPTDVADQPADVANLAATGPTTAGGTPTEAVLESVAVTEAGTAPAPSSTSTSTPEKKAAGPAVRKAAEAAEEETS; from the coding sequence ATGGCCACACCGAAGGACCTTCCCGACGTCGGCGGGTTCATCCGCGATCTGCGGCGCAACGCCAAGATCTCGCTGAGGCAGCTCGCCGAGCAGGCGGGGGTCAGCAACCCGTACCTCAGTCAGATCGAACGCGGCCTGCGCAAGCCCAGCGCCGAGGTGCTTCAGCAACTGGCGAGCGCGCTGCGGGTCTCCACCCCGGCGATGTACCTGCGCGCCGGGCTGCTCGACGACAAGGAGGGCCACGGTGTGCTCGCCGCCATCGCCGTGGACGCCGACCTGACGATGGCGCAGAAGCAGTCGCTCAGCCAGATCTACGAGACGTTCCGCCGGGAGAACACCCGGCTCGCCGAGGCCCAGGCCGAGGCCGAGAGGGCCAGCACGACCGAAGCCCAGGCCGCCGAGCGCACCGGTACCCCCGGCGGCACGGCCGGGGCGACCACCCCGACGGACGTCGCCGACCAGCCGGCCGACGTGGCCAACCTGGCCGCCACCGGCCCCACCACCGCAGGCGGCACCCCGACCGAGGCCGTACTCGAGTCGGTTGCCGTCACCGAGGCGGGCACCGCTCCCGCCCCGAGCAGCACCAGCACCAGCACCCCCGAGAAGAAGGCCGCCGGTCCGGCGGTCCGGAAGGCCGCCGAGGCGGCCGAAGAGGAGACGTCATGA
- a CDS encoding 3-keto-5-aminohexanoate cleavage protein, whose product MTTGTLITVAPTGAESAKAEVPALPVTLDELLLTAKECEALGAAVIHVHIRDDEARPTLDPVRLADTVAALRESTDLIVQLSSGGAVTDPEAARLAVLDARPDMASCTMGTVNFGDDVFLNRWEFIVDLHTRMQERGIVPEYEIFDLGHLSALQRLLGKYGLPAGGHVHVDFVMGVPGGMPGTTETLVAAHRMLRDLPEGTTFSATGVGRSTIAVLLAALSTGGHLRVGMEDTVTYAKGRPVESNMQLVARAVGFAQLAQRPPLTTTEARELLGL is encoded by the coding sequence ATGACGACAGGGACGTTGATCACGGTGGCCCCGACCGGCGCTGAGTCGGCCAAGGCGGAGGTGCCGGCGCTGCCGGTGACCCTCGACGAGCTACTGCTCACCGCCAAGGAGTGTGAGGCGCTCGGCGCCGCCGTGATCCACGTCCACATCCGCGACGACGAGGCGCGGCCCACCCTCGACCCGGTGCGCCTCGCCGACACCGTGGCGGCGCTGCGGGAGAGCACCGACCTGATCGTGCAGCTCTCCTCCGGTGGCGCGGTGACCGACCCGGAGGCCGCCCGGCTCGCCGTGCTCGACGCCCGGCCGGACATGGCCTCCTGCACCATGGGCACGGTCAACTTCGGTGACGACGTCTTCCTCAACCGCTGGGAGTTCATCGTCGACCTGCACACCCGGATGCAGGAGCGCGGGATCGTGCCGGAGTACGAGATCTTCGACCTCGGCCACCTGTCCGCGTTGCAGCGGTTGCTCGGCAAGTACGGGCTTCCGGCCGGCGGGCACGTGCACGTCGACTTCGTGATGGGTGTGCCGGGCGGAATGCCGGGCACCACCGAGACGCTTGTCGCGGCCCACCGGATGCTGCGGGACCTGCCCGAGGGCACGACCTTCTCGGCCACAGGTGTCGGCCGCAGCACCATCGCGGTGCTGCTGGCCGCGCTGTCGACCGGCGGGCACCTGCGGGTCGGCATGGAAGACACCGTGACGTACGCGAAGGGCCGCCCGGTGGAGTCCAACATGCAACTGGTCGCCCGCGCGGTCGGTTTCGCCCAGCTCGCGCAGCGCCCGCCGCTGACCACCACCGAGGCCCGCGAGCTGCTCGGGCTGTAA
- a CDS encoding asparaginase yields the protein MTKTYEGGAPLAEVVRSGFVEGAHRGSVVVLDAAGVPVASAGDVTSPVFPRSASKPMQAIGMLRAGLALTDPADLAMVSASHAGEDFHLARVGALLQRAGLDASALHCPPDLPVGVAAREAVLRAGGGPTRVQMNCSGKHSGMLLTCAAAGWPLEGYWRPEHPLQQRLRAAIEEFTGEQAAAVGVDGCGAPVLAVSLTGLAGAFLRLVDAEPGTVPRTVADAMRAHPEIVGGTQADDTRLMRGVPDLLAKVGAEGVIAVALPGVGAVALKIDDGADRARMPVLVSALRRLGVDAPVLTEYAEVPLFGGGVPVGAVRPLW from the coding sequence GTGACGAAGACGTACGAGGGCGGCGCGCCGCTCGCCGAGGTGGTCCGGTCCGGGTTCGTGGAGGGCGCGCACCGCGGCTCGGTGGTGGTGCTGGACGCCGCCGGTGTGCCGGTGGCCTCCGCCGGGGACGTGACCTCGCCGGTCTTTCCCCGTTCGGCCAGCAAGCCGATGCAGGCGATCGGGATGCTCCGTGCCGGCCTGGCGTTGACCGACCCGGCCGACCTGGCGATGGTGTCGGCGAGCCACGCGGGTGAGGACTTCCACCTGGCCCGGGTCGGTGCGTTGTTGCAGCGTGCCGGGCTGGACGCTTCGGCGCTGCACTGCCCGCCCGACCTGCCGGTGGGCGTTGCGGCCCGGGAGGCGGTGCTGCGCGCTGGTGGCGGCCCCACCAGGGTGCAGATGAACTGTTCCGGCAAGCACAGCGGAATGCTGCTGACCTGTGCGGCCGCCGGCTGGCCGCTGGAGGGCTACTGGCGGCCGGAGCACCCGCTGCAACAGCGGTTGCGGGCGGCCATCGAGGAGTTCACCGGCGAGCAGGCGGCGGCGGTGGGCGTGGACGGCTGCGGCGCCCCGGTGCTCGCCGTGTCGCTGACCGGCCTCGCCGGGGCGTTCCTCCGACTGGTCGACGCCGAGCCCGGCACGGTGCCGCGCACCGTGGCCGACGCCATGCGCGCGCACCCGGAGATCGTCGGTGGCACCCAGGCGGACGACACCCGGCTGATGCGTGGTGTGCCGGATCTGCTGGCCAAGGTCGGTGCCGAGGGCGTGATCGCGGTGGCGCTGCCCGGCGTCGGCGCCGTAGCCCTGAAGATCGACGACGGCGCCGACCGCGCCCGGATGCCGGTGCTGGTCTCGGCTCTGCGCCGGCTCGGCGTGGACGCCCCGGTGCTGACCGAGTACGCGGAGGTGCCGCTGTTCGGCGGTGGCGTCCCGGTCGGCGCGGTCCGCCCGCTCTGGTGA
- a CDS encoding alpha/beta fold hydrolase has product MHRITVNGASIAYDEAGTGSPVVLLHAGITDRRMWRGQLAALATRHRVIVPDLRGYGDSELPPAPFAHHDDVVGLLDALDLPRAALVGCSFGGSVAIDTALAHPDRVSALALFDTAVSGNEWSEEANDLWDDLVGEVDPDDFVAGAAGEVRFWVVGPGRQPEDVDPELIAFAQEMDQRALAAELALGAVEVGELTPPAIDRLSELKVPVLVTAGAADVPDIILLADRIAAEVPGAVRLPDVPDAAHLLPLERPEPVNAALLDFLG; this is encoded by the coding sequence GTGCACAGGATCACAGTCAATGGAGCAAGCATCGCGTACGACGAGGCCGGCACCGGTTCACCCGTCGTACTGCTGCACGCCGGCATCACCGACCGGCGAATGTGGCGCGGACAGCTCGCCGCGCTCGCCACCCGGCACCGGGTGATCGTTCCGGACCTTCGCGGCTACGGTGACTCGGAGCTGCCCCCGGCCCCGTTCGCGCACCACGACGACGTGGTCGGGCTGCTGGACGCGCTCGACCTGCCCCGGGCCGCCCTGGTTGGCTGCTCCTTCGGTGGGTCGGTCGCCATCGACACCGCGCTGGCCCACCCCGACCGGGTGAGCGCGCTCGCGCTGTTCGACACGGCGGTCTCCGGCAACGAGTGGTCCGAGGAGGCGAACGACCTCTGGGACGACCTGGTCGGCGAAGTCGACCCCGACGACTTCGTCGCCGGCGCGGCCGGCGAGGTGCGGTTCTGGGTCGTCGGCCCGGGCCGCCAGCCCGAGGACGTGGACCCCGAACTGATCGCGTTCGCGCAGGAGATGGACCAACGCGCGCTCGCCGCCGAGCTGGCGCTCGGCGCGGTCGAAGTGGGCGAACTGACGCCGCCGGCAATCGACCGCCTCAGCGAGTTGAAGGTGCCTGTCCTGGTCACCGCCGGGGCCGCGGACGTGCCGGACATCATTCTGCTCGCCGACCGGATCGCGGCCGAGGTCCCCGGCGCGGTACGACTGCCCGACGTGCCGGACGCCGCACACCTGCTGCCGCTGGAGCGTCCGGAGCCGGTCAACGCCGCCCTGCTCGACTTCCTGGGCTGA
- the ygfZ gene encoding CAF17-like 4Fe-4S cluster assembly/insertion protein YgfZ, producing MIDIAGAVAVESIDEASRDQPDPAHVAAGVRGVAAHYGDPLREQRTLDTEVGLVDRSHRGVIAVPGEERASWLHTVTSQHLTTLAANEGTELLVLSPHGHVEQHALVAEDGETTWLDTEPGATQGLLTYLEKMRFFSKVEPRDATAERALLSLVGPAAMEALGTLGVTGLAAPDVVAVPGPKFPHGAVPPRASARYDVRPLPIGGWARRGPLGVDLLVPRSAMEQVVAELRGAGVPVAGLWAYEAIRVAARQPRVGVDTDHRTIPAEVDLIAPAVHLDKGCYRGQETVARVHNMGRPPRRLVLLHLDGVTTDQPPVAGTPVTLDGRAVGFVGTAVLHHELGQVALAVLKRNVPDDAALLIGETAAAIDPS from the coding sequence ATGATCGACATCGCGGGTGCGGTAGCCGTCGAGAGCATCGACGAGGCGAGCCGCGACCAGCCGGATCCGGCGCACGTCGCGGCCGGGGTGCGGGGGGTGGCCGCGCACTACGGCGACCCGCTGCGCGAGCAGCGCACCCTCGACACCGAGGTCGGCCTGGTCGACCGGTCGCACCGAGGGGTCATCGCGGTGCCCGGGGAAGAGCGGGCCAGTTGGCTGCACACGGTCACCTCGCAGCACCTGACCACGCTGGCCGCCAACGAGGGCACCGAACTGCTGGTGCTGTCCCCGCACGGCCACGTCGAGCAGCACGCCCTGGTCGCGGAGGACGGTGAGACCACCTGGCTGGACACCGAGCCCGGTGCGACCCAGGGCCTGCTGACCTACCTGGAGAAGATGCGGTTCTTCAGCAAGGTCGAGCCGCGCGACGCGACGGCCGAGCGCGCGCTGTTGTCGCTGGTCGGGCCGGCGGCCATGGAGGCGCTCGGCACGCTCGGCGTGACCGGGCTCGCCGCACCGGACGTGGTCGCGGTGCCGGGTCCGAAGTTCCCGCACGGTGCCGTGCCACCCCGGGCGAGCGCTCGGTACGACGTACGACCGCTGCCGATCGGCGGCTGGGCCCGACGTGGTCCGCTCGGGGTGGACCTGCTGGTGCCCCGGTCGGCGATGGAGCAGGTGGTGGCGGAGTTGCGCGGCGCCGGCGTGCCGGTCGCGGGGCTCTGGGCGTACGAGGCGATCCGGGTGGCCGCCCGGCAGCCCCGGGTCGGGGTGGACACCGACCACCGGACCATTCCGGCGGAGGTCGACCTGATCGCCCCGGCGGTGCATCTCGACAAGGGTTGCTACCGGGGGCAGGAGACGGTGGCCCGGGTGCACAACATGGGCCGGCCGCCGCGTCGCCTGGTGCTGCTGCACCTGGACGGGGTGACCACCGACCAGCCGCCGGTGGCCGGTACGCCGGTGACCCTCGACGGTCGGGCGGTCGGCTTCGTCGGCACCGCCGTGCTGCACCACGAGCTGGGTCAGGTCGCCCTCGCGGTGTTGAAGCGCAACGTCCCGGACGACGCCGCGTTGCTGATCGGCGAGACCGCGGCGGCGATCGACCCGTCCTGA
- the mtfM gene encoding small membrane protein MtfM produces MVTEIGFVSLLVAGLGGLAGGLVYLAVRISRGRW; encoded by the coding sequence ATGGTTACCGAGATCGGGTTTGTCAGCCTGCTGGTCGCTGGCCTGGGCGGGCTCGCCGGTGGCCTCGTCTACCTGGCCGTACGCATTTCGAGAGGACGTTGGTGA
- a CDS encoding DUF2516 family protein produces MANAAPIFAFEVRYVIELILLVFALIVQGVALVHAITQRSDAFPAIGTLPKGGWIAILAVCLVLTLLGFGPISLFGLIGIAAGLIYLLDVRVGLRDLSDGKGFW; encoded by the coding sequence ATGGCCAACGCCGCGCCGATCTTCGCGTTCGAAGTCCGCTACGTGATCGAGCTGATCCTGCTCGTCTTCGCGCTGATCGTCCAGGGCGTCGCCCTGGTGCACGCGATCACCCAGCGCTCCGACGCTTTCCCCGCCATTGGCACCCTTCCGAAGGGCGGCTGGATCGCCATTCTCGCCGTCTGTCTCGTGCTGACCCTGCTCGGCTTCGGTCCGATCAGCCTCTTCGGACTGATCGGTATCGCCGCCGGCCTGATCTACCTCCTCGATGTTCGGGTCGGTCTGCGCGATCTGAGCGACGGCAAAGGGTTCTGGTGA